One genomic segment of Kiritimatiella glycovorans includes these proteins:
- the trpB gene encoding tryptophan synthase subunit beta, translating to MLRRNCRTWLRSRVRSSLISTRSTPVYHAARLSEYAGGAQIYLKREDLNHTGAHKLNHCMGEALLARHMGKKKLIAETGAGQHGVALATAAACFGLECEIHMGEVDIVKEAPNVSRMKLLGASVVPVTFGLRTLKEAVDSAFQAYLADYRNSIYCIGSVVGPHPFPLMVRDFQHVVGVEAREQFREMTGTDPHAVCACVGGGSNAMGIFSGFLDTAARLYGVEPLGRGDGTGNHAATMSYGREGIIHGFKCYLLQDEEGNPAPVYSCASGLDYPGVGPEHSFLKDEGRVRYVTADDRQAMDAFHRLCRLEGIIPALESAHAVSYAIELARERRHDAILVNLSGRGDKDLDYVLEQYGAGDG from the coding sequence ATGCTCCGGCGGAACTGTCGCACGTGGCTTCGCAGCCGGGTGCGCTCTTCGCTGATATCGACCCGGTCCACGCCGGTCTACCACGCCGCGCGGCTCTCGGAGTACGCGGGCGGCGCTCAGATCTACCTCAAGCGGGAGGACCTCAATCACACCGGAGCCCACAAGCTCAACCACTGCATGGGCGAGGCGCTGCTCGCGCGACACATGGGCAAGAAAAAGCTGATCGCCGAGACCGGCGCCGGCCAGCACGGCGTGGCGCTGGCGACCGCGGCGGCCTGCTTCGGTCTCGAGTGCGAGATCCACATGGGCGAGGTCGACATCGTGAAGGAGGCCCCGAATGTCAGCCGGATGAAGCTGCTCGGCGCGAGCGTCGTGCCGGTGACCTTCGGGCTCAGGACGCTCAAGGAGGCGGTGGATTCCGCCTTTCAGGCGTATCTCGCGGACTACCGCAACTCGATCTACTGCATCGGGTCGGTGGTGGGGCCGCACCCCTTCCCCCTCATGGTGCGCGACTTTCAGCACGTCGTGGGGGTCGAGGCCCGCGAGCAGTTCCGCGAGATGACCGGGACCGATCCGCACGCCGTATGCGCGTGTGTGGGCGGGGGAAGCAATGCGATGGGCATCTTCTCGGGATTCCTCGACACCGCGGCGAGGCTTTACGGGGTCGAGCCCCTCGGGCGCGGCGACGGAACGGGCAACCACGCCGCCACCATGAGTTACGGGCGCGAAGGGATCATTCACGGCTTCAAGTGCTACCTGCTGCAGGATGAAGAAGGCAATCCCGCACCGGTCTACTCCTGCGCGAGCGGACTGGATTATCCCGGCGTCGGCCCGGAGCACAGTTTTCTCAAGGACGAGGGCCGCGTCCGGTACGTCACCGCGGACGACCGGCAGGCGATGGACGCCTTCCACCGGCTGTGCCGCCTTGAGGGGATTATTCCGGCGCTGGAGAGCGCGCATGCCGTGTCCTACGCTATCGAACTGGCGCGCGAAAGGCGCCACGACGCGATCCTGGTGAACCTCAGCGGACGCGGGGACAAGGATCTCGACTACGTACTCGAACAGTACGGTGCCGGGGACGGGTAA
- a CDS encoding sialate O-acetylesterase produces the protein MLKMLRLIGLFVLVPAAAAVRAGVDFAPIFNDGAVLQCGMEVNVWGDADPGAGVEVRLDDEVVASGTADADGHWRVTIPQQAPGGGHRLIARTGNGSAEVRDVWFGEVWLATGQSNMVVPLSGSHGGKEWLQKTLPDIRFVKVPNRVGLPVQEDFTPEDLAWETFRPGVNHQIAAVAFYFAEKLRTSTDRRIGIIQSSWGGTPAESWTPLDTLDRHPELEHYADMVRDSMISGRTPEEFREDQDEFERRFAEFRTWVREGRKGSGPGNPGPWPKDNPWSPKCPTVLYENMIVPLVPYTARGVIWYQGESNAGDPQEYRVLFPAMIRSWRRAWDRPDWPFFFVQLAAFGHPTLDWPGLRAAQTYTRDTLDHTGMALAIDCGEEKDIHPKAKRPVGERLALLALDQVYGRDVVSRGPSPEHVNADGAAVRVEFEYVAQGLESSDGAARIPGFEMAGPDGVFHAARARIVDEDTVELRCDAVAEPDAVRYAWHNWVEPPVTLQNSAGLPAEPFRADDL, from the coding sequence ATGTTGAAAATGCTGCGTCTGATCGGGTTGTTCGTTCTTGTTCCCGCCGCCGCGGCGGTACGCGCCGGGGTGGATTTTGCGCCGATATTTAATGACGGCGCGGTGCTCCAGTGCGGGATGGAGGTGAATGTCTGGGGCGACGCCGATCCCGGGGCCGGGGTGGAGGTTCGGCTGGACGATGAGGTCGTCGCGAGCGGGACGGCCGACGCGGACGGGCACTGGCGCGTGACGATCCCGCAGCAGGCCCCGGGCGGCGGGCACCGCCTGATCGCCCGAACCGGAAACGGGTCGGCCGAAGTCAGGGATGTATGGTTCGGCGAGGTCTGGCTCGCGACGGGGCAGTCGAACATGGTGGTGCCGCTCAGCGGATCGCACGGCGGGAAAGAATGGCTTCAGAAGACGCTGCCCGACATCCGTTTCGTCAAGGTCCCGAACCGGGTCGGGCTGCCCGTGCAGGAGGATTTCACGCCGGAGGATCTCGCATGGGAGACGTTCAGGCCGGGGGTGAACCACCAGATTGCGGCGGTGGCGTTCTATTTCGCGGAAAAACTCCGAACCTCGACAGACCGAAGGATAGGGATCATTCAGAGTTCCTGGGGCGGGACCCCGGCCGAGTCCTGGACCCCGCTCGATACCCTGGACCGGCATCCGGAACTCGAACACTACGCCGACATGGTGCGCGACTCGATGATTTCGGGGCGGACCCCGGAGGAGTTCCGGGAGGATCAGGACGAATTCGAGCGGCGCTTCGCGGAGTTCAGGACGTGGGTCCGGGAGGGGCGCAAGGGATCGGGCCCGGGAAATCCGGGGCCCTGGCCGAAGGACAATCCCTGGAGCCCGAAGTGCCCCACGGTGCTTTACGAGAACATGATCGTCCCGCTCGTCCCGTACACGGCGCGCGGGGTCATCTGGTATCAGGGCGAATCGAACGCGGGAGATCCGCAGGAGTATCGCGTGCTGTTCCCCGCGATGATCCGTTCATGGCGGCGGGCCTGGGACCGGCCCGACTGGCCGTTTTTCTTTGTCCAGCTCGCCGCCTTCGGCCACCCCACCCTGGACTGGCCCGGGCTGCGCGCCGCCCAGACCTATACACGCGACACGCTCGACCATACCGGGATGGCGCTGGCGATCGACTGCGGCGAAGAAAAAGATATCCATCCGAAGGCGAAGCGCCCCGTGGGAGAGCGGTTGGCCCTGCTGGCGCTCGATCAGGTTTACGGCCGGGATGTCGTCTCACGCGGCCCGTCGCCGGAACACGTGAACGCGGACGGTGCAGCGGTGCGCGTGGAGTTCGAGTATGTCGCTCAGGGACTGGAGAGTTCGGACGGCGCGGCGCGGATCCCCGGCTTCGAAATGGCCGGTCCGGACGGTGTTTTCCATGCGGCGCGCGCGCGGATCGTCGATGAGGACACCGTGGAGCTCCGCTGCGATGCCGTCGCCGAACCGGACGCGGTCCGCTACGCCTGGCATAACTGGGTCGAACCCCCCGTCACCCTGCAGAACAGCGCGGGACTCCCCGCCGAACCCTTCCGTGCAGACGATTTATGA
- a CDS encoding zinc-dependent alcohol dehydrogenase, producing the protein MTAAVLREPGRLSIERVPVPEPAENEVLIRVRINTLCSATDSEVIAGIRKEGMNSILGHEMAGTVERTGSRVTRFAPGDRVTIDAWGSYAGYVCVPEDRVLPVPEALTWEEASLGELTYKVTHMALGRIVPGDTAVVLGQGPAGLLYTQFCRLSGASRVVVTDPSPMKRKLALELGADEALDPACEDLPGQVMAATGGRGGDVVIEASGRAAAAELAPRVTRPYGATIIQFGVVAEPVRYVFMRMHDKGHTLLSYGSFKDRTDRFSFERALQLLAERRIRVDRFITHTYPLSEINEAFETYARDINHVIKVRITSEEEG; encoded by the coding sequence ATGACGGCCGCTGTTCTTCGTGAGCCGGGACGACTCTCGATAGAACGGGTCCCTGTTCCGGAGCCGGCGGAGAACGAGGTCCTGATCCGGGTGCGGATCAACACGCTGTGCAGTGCGACGGACAGCGAGGTGATCGCCGGCATCCGGAAAGAGGGGATGAACAGCATCCTCGGCCACGAGATGGCGGGGACGGTTGAGCGCACGGGTTCGCGCGTCACGCGGTTCGCGCCGGGTGACCGGGTGACGATCGATGCCTGGGGGTCGTATGCGGGATACGTCTGCGTGCCGGAGGATCGTGTGCTTCCGGTGCCGGAGGCACTGACCTGGGAAGAGGCCTCGCTGGGCGAACTGACCTACAAGGTGACGCACATGGCGCTCGGGCGCATCGTTCCCGGCGACACAGCCGTCGTTCTCGGGCAGGGACCGGCCGGTCTCCTCTATACCCAGTTCTGCCGGCTCTCCGGCGCGTCACGGGTCGTCGTGACGGACCCCAGCCCGATGAAGCGGAAGCTCGCCCTGGAGCTGGGGGCCGACGAGGCCCTGGATCCCGCCTGCGAGGATCTGCCCGGGCAGGTGATGGCGGCGACGGGCGGGCGTGGCGGGGATGTGGTGATCGAGGCTTCGGGCCGGGCCGCGGCCGCGGAGCTGGCCCCGCGGGTGACGCGGCCTTACGGGGCCACGATCATCCAGTTCGGCGTGGTGGCCGAGCCGGTCCGGTACGTATTCATGCGGATGCACGACAAGGGGCACACCCTGCTCTCGTACGGGAGCTTCAAGGACCGCACGGACCGTTTTTCGTTCGAACGCGCCCTGCAGCTGCTGGCCGAACGCCGCATCCGCGTCGACCGGTTCATCACTCACACCTATCCGCTTTCGGAGATCAACGAGGCGTTTGAGACCTACGCCCGGGATATCAATCACGTA
- a CDS encoding alpha-L-rhamnosidase — protein sequence MKRLRCEGQEDPPAVDAGSPALSWNFEPGERPVAIQVHAAGDEKALQDGELLWDSGWVEPAVPALRYRGRALDAYEPVAWRVRWRDAEGGVSPWSDTARWRMGVLDAAGWRGRWIGRSDPLPGVRDDGPTARALNLRSSAWIWAVEKEGDVKPRTQQAQRPGTRYAFSRTFRCGEKVEWAVLRMAVDGTETEVRVNGTLADLVTTSANGGADSWVLPVDLDLKPFLRPGENHLELSTHQVREHEGYGIQATLAIRDEEGEHRILTDDSWSARHAPDGEERELLQYPPMWRVPRQMARLRDDRWGQTRSTPRLRKTFRIEKPVRSAIASVCGLGFCELRLDGRRAGDRELDPAFTNYERRVFYATCDLTAQLPRGEHRLEVWLGNGWYNVCNYEFFDLDLASWRDDPKALVQLRIEYEDGGIDWIVTDETWEAARSPIVFDGVRNGEVYDARLEDGVSWGEVRDMLPPRGRLEAARFPPERAVEELRAVSIEETPRHTFLFTFPRNISGRPRLRVSGPEGTRVVMRCFEAPDNRLQAWTHQGPYQTDTFILRGEGDELYEPRFTYHGFQCIELSGFPGEPAEDSLTAVVVHTDLESAGSFECSSDLLNRIQKATRASFLNNYHGFPTDCPTREKAGWTADAYLAAETGLMNFDAAAVYSKWIDDLLDCRHEDGRIPDIVPTDTWGYNGFFDWDCVIICMPWQLYLYTGDEEILRRTFEAMRSCHDCYYSKAADGILDAGRGDWCPETSITAKAVTVTALLADSARIIARAAARLQMEREAARYAARAREIAASFRREFLHEDGTVANGTQTAQACALYHELVPEENRAAVVEKLVDAVEAADGHPDTGIFGARYLLRVLSAHGRHELACRLVLQKTYPGYGWWMEQGYTTLPESWSVDRSANHIMFGDVSAWFYAHIAGIRPLEEAPGFARFRLEPKACEALTRAKAAYLCPYGEIVSDWSRRGDEVEYRFVIPPGTSAELVLETEGGRVSETLTPGTHRRTAPMLRGRS from the coding sequence GTGAAACGACTGCGTTGCGAAGGGCAGGAGGATCCGCCTGCGGTGGATGCCGGATCTCCGGCGCTCAGCTGGAACTTTGAGCCGGGCGAGCGTCCCGTGGCGATTCAGGTTCATGCAGCGGGCGACGAAAAAGCGCTGCAGGACGGCGAACTGCTGTGGGACAGCGGATGGGTCGAGCCCGCGGTACCTGCACTGCGTTATCGGGGCCGCGCCCTTGACGCTTATGAACCCGTGGCCTGGCGCGTCCGATGGCGGGATGCCGAAGGCGGGGTTTCGCCGTGGAGCGACACGGCGCGCTGGCGTATGGGGGTGCTGGACGCCGCCGGATGGCGCGGCCGCTGGATCGGACGCAGCGATCCGCTCCCGGGGGTGCGGGACGACGGCCCGACGGCGCGCGCGCTCAATCTTCGTTCATCAGCATGGATCTGGGCGGTAGAGAAAGAGGGTGACGTGAAGCCGCGCACCCAGCAGGCCCAGCGTCCAGGAACACGGTACGCCTTCTCCAGGACCTTCCGGTGCGGGGAGAAGGTGGAGTGGGCCGTACTCCGCATGGCCGTGGACGGGACCGAGACGGAGGTGCGCGTCAACGGCACGCTGGCTGATCTGGTCACGACCTCCGCCAACGGGGGCGCCGACTCCTGGGTCCTCCCGGTCGATCTGGATCTCAAACCCTTTCTGCGGCCGGGAGAGAATCATCTGGAACTCAGCACCCACCAGGTGCGCGAGCATGAGGGCTACGGGATTCAGGCGACCCTGGCGATACGGGATGAGGAGGGCGAGCACCGCATCCTCACCGACGATTCATGGTCGGCACGCCATGCGCCCGACGGGGAGGAGCGCGAGCTGCTGCAGTATCCGCCCATGTGGAGGGTGCCGCGGCAGATGGCCCGGCTGCGCGACGACCGGTGGGGACAGACCCGGTCGACGCCGCGGCTGCGGAAGACATTCCGGATCGAAAAACCCGTCCGCTCCGCGATCGCATCCGTCTGCGGCCTCGGCTTCTGCGAGTTGCGGCTCGATGGCCGCCGCGCCGGAGACCGGGAACTCGATCCGGCCTTTACGAATTATGAGCGCCGCGTCTTTTATGCGACCTGCGATCTCACCGCCCAATTGCCCCGGGGAGAGCACCGGCTGGAGGTGTGGCTCGGCAACGGATGGTATAACGTGTGCAACTACGAGTTCTTCGATCTGGATCTCGCCTCGTGGCGTGACGATCCGAAGGCGCTCGTTCAACTCCGCATCGAATACGAGGACGGCGGAATCGACTGGATCGTCACCGACGAGACGTGGGAGGCCGCCCGCTCCCCGATCGTATTCGACGGCGTCCGCAACGGCGAGGTCTACGACGCCCGGCTCGAGGACGGGGTCTCGTGGGGGGAGGTCCGGGACATGTTGCCCCCCCGCGGAAGGCTGGAAGCGGCGCGCTTCCCGCCCGAGCGCGCCGTGGAGGAACTCCGCGCCGTTTCGATCGAGGAGACCCCGCGTCATACGTTCCTGTTTACGTTTCCGCGCAACATCAGCGGCCGCCCGCGCCTGAGGGTGTCGGGACCCGAGGGGACGCGTGTGGTGATGCGCTGTTTCGAAGCGCCGGACAACCGGTTGCAGGCCTGGACTCATCAGGGGCCGTACCAGACCGACACCTTCATCCTCAGGGGCGAGGGCGATGAGCTGTACGAGCCCCGCTTCACCTACCACGGATTCCAGTGTATCGAACTGAGCGGATTTCCCGGCGAGCCCGCGGAAGACAGCCTGACTGCGGTAGTGGTGCACACCGATCTCGAATCCGCGGGTTCGTTCGAGTGCTCCTCGGACCTGCTGAACCGCATTCAGAAGGCCACCCGCGCCTCGTTTCTGAATAATTATCACGGATTCCCGACCGACTGCCCCACGCGCGAGAAGGCGGGGTGGACGGCGGACGCCTACCTCGCCGCTGAGACGGGGCTGATGAATTTCGATGCAGCCGCCGTCTATTCCAAGTGGATTGACGATCTTCTCGACTGCCGGCATGAGGACGGCAGGATCCCGGACATCGTGCCCACCGACACCTGGGGGTATAACGGGTTCTTCGACTGGGACTGCGTGATCATCTGCATGCCCTGGCAGCTCTACCTGTACACGGGTGACGAAGAAATCCTGCGGCGGACCTTTGAGGCGATGAGGTCCTGCCACGACTGTTATTACTCGAAAGCCGCGGACGGGATCCTCGATGCCGGACGCGGCGACTGGTGTCCGGAAACGAGCATCACCGCGAAGGCCGTCACCGTAACCGCGCTGCTGGCCGACAGTGCGAGGATTATCGCGAGAGCGGCGGCACGTCTGCAGATGGAGCGGGAAGCTGCGCGGTACGCCGCGCGCGCCCGGGAGATCGCCGCCTCATTCCGGCGTGAGTTCCTGCACGAGGACGGCACCGTGGCGAACGGCACCCAGACGGCCCAGGCATGCGCCCTCTACCACGAACTGGTCCCGGAGGAAAACCGCGCAGCCGTGGTCGAAAAGCTCGTCGACGCCGTCGAGGCGGCGGACGGACACCCGGACACGGGCATTTTCGGCGCCCGGTACCTGCTTCGGGTGCTCAGCGCCCACGGCCGCCACGAACTGGCCTGCCGCCTCGTCCTTCAGAAGACCTACCCGGGGTACGGCTGGTGGATGGAGCAGGGCTATACGACGCTGCCCGAATCATGGTCGGTGGACCGCTCCGCGAATCACATCATGTTCGGCGACGTAAGCGCCTGGTTCTATGCCCACATCGCCGGCATACGGCCGCTGGAGGAGGCCCCGGGGTTTGCCCGTTTTCGGCTGGAGCCGAAGGCGTGCGAGGCGCTGACCCGCGCGAAGGCGGCGTACCTATGCCCGTACGGGGAAATCGTAAGCGACTGGTCCCGCCGCGGGGACGAGGTCGAATACCGCTTTGTGATCCCGCCCGGGACCTCCGCAGAACTGGTGCTGGAAACCGAAGGGGGTCGGGTGTCGGAGACGCTGACTCCCGGCACGCACCGCAGAACCGCGCCGATGCTCCGGGGCCGGTCCTGA
- a CDS encoding IS4 family transposase, translated as MPASRAGSKRAIFRQVCELIPPHLVPKLARKHGIKSRGITPWSHLVSMLYAQFTHAIGLNDVVDVLRAHRAPMASIRGAKPPSRNGLSHANKTRDPKMAEELFWSVLEYFETLRPGFGGVKFRRLPRRFKRTVYALDSTTIKLFANCMDWAKHRRRKAAAKLHLRLNLESFLPAFAIVDSARGHDSTKAHELCAGLKAGEIAVFDMAYIDYTHLFRLAERGIFWVSRVKESMNLRCVKRLVKKPAGRILRDDLVLVQNPGKRKDYPKRMRRIVARIEINGEDRIMTFFTNNFEWAASSICDLYKARWNIETFFKQIKQTLHLGDFLGHNRKAIEWQLWTALLMYVLLRFLHTCSDWAHSFTRLFTCLRAVLWQRLHLLAYLKSYGTAQGSFRMQWAPQQAYLPGLGLSPL; from the coding sequence ATGCCAGCCAGTCGAGCCGGGAGTAAGCGTGCCATTTTTCGCCAGGTCTGTGAACTCATTCCGCCGCACCTTGTGCCGAAACTTGCGCGCAAGCACGGGATCAAGTCGAGGGGCATCACGCCCTGGAGCCATCTGGTGAGCATGCTCTATGCGCAGTTCACCCATGCGATCGGGCTGAACGACGTGGTGGACGTGCTGCGCGCCCATCGGGCGCCGATGGCCAGCATCCGTGGCGCCAAGCCACCGAGCCGCAACGGGCTCTCGCACGCGAACAAGACCCGCGATCCGAAAATGGCCGAGGAGCTTTTCTGGTCGGTGCTCGAGTACTTCGAGACGTTGCGACCGGGGTTCGGTGGCGTGAAGTTCCGCCGACTGCCGAGGCGCTTCAAACGAACGGTGTATGCCCTGGACTCCACGACGATCAAGCTGTTCGCCAACTGCATGGACTGGGCGAAGCACCGGCGGCGCAAGGCGGCCGCGAAGCTGCACCTGCGGCTGAACCTGGAGAGCTTCCTGCCGGCCTTCGCGATTGTCGACTCGGCCAGGGGGCACGACAGCACCAAGGCGCACGAGTTGTGCGCAGGCCTCAAGGCGGGTGAAATCGCCGTGTTTGACATGGCCTACATCGACTATACGCATCTGTTCAGACTGGCCGAGCGGGGTATCTTCTGGGTGAGCCGCGTGAAAGAAAGCATGAACTTGCGCTGCGTGAAGCGGCTGGTGAAGAAGCCCGCGGGGCGCATCCTGCGTGACGATCTCGTGCTCGTTCAGAATCCCGGTAAGCGAAAGGACTATCCGAAGCGCATGCGCCGGATCGTGGCCCGCATCGAGATCAACGGCGAGGATCGGATAATGACCTTCTTTACGAACAACTTCGAGTGGGCGGCCTCGAGCATCTGTGATCTGTACAAGGCGCGATGGAACATCGAAACCTTCTTCAAACAGATCAAGCAGACGCTGCACCTGGGCGACTTCCTCGGGCACAACCGCAAGGCGATTGAGTGGCAGCTCTGGACGGCGCTGCTGATGTACGTGTTGCTCCGCTTTCTGCATACCTGCAGCGATTGGGCGCACAGCTTTACGCGGTTGTTTACCTGCCTGCGCGCGGTTCTGTGGCAACGGCTTCATCTGCTCGCTTATTTGAAATCCTATGGGACAGCACAGGGCAGCTTCCGGATGCAATGGGCCCCACAACAAGCCTATTTGCCCGGATTAGGGTTGTCCCCTCTCTGA
- the gmk gene encoding guanylate kinase: MHPPDVSFPEPVPPRRPLLVVVSAPSGSGKSTLAQKLLDHFPGLVFSISCTTRKPRPGEVDGRDYHFLSEEEFERRVREDAFIEHAVVHGRRYGTLRESVRETMGQGSDALLDIDPQGAEQVRAIVQKASPDDPVRRGFVDIFIVPPSREELRRRLEARGTETPEDIARRLSVAAAEMRYRPTYRYTVVNDRLDEAFDRLKAIVLAEHCRNMSPQG, translated from the coding sequence ATGCATCCGCCCGACGTATCGTTCCCCGAACCCGTCCCGCCCCGACGTCCGCTCCTGGTGGTGGTCTCCGCCCCCTCGGGATCCGGCAAGAGCACGCTCGCCCAAAAACTGCTCGACCACTTCCCCGGCCTCGTTTTCTCCATCTCCTGCACCACCCGCAAGCCGCGTCCGGGTGAGGTCGACGGCCGCGATTACCACTTCCTGTCCGAGGAGGAGTTCGAACGCCGCGTCAGGGAGGACGCCTTTATCGAACACGCGGTCGTCCACGGCCGTCGTTACGGGACGCTGCGCGAGTCCGTGCGCGAGACCATGGGACAGGGCTCGGACGCGCTGCTGGATATCGACCCGCAGGGCGCGGAACAGGTGCGCGCGATCGTGCAGAAGGCCTCGCCCGACGATCCGGTCCGCCGCGGGTTCGTGGATATCTTTATCGTCCCGCCCTCCCGCGAAGAACTTCGCCGCAGGCTGGAGGCGAGGGGAACGGAAACGCCCGAGGATATCGCGCGGCGCCTCTCCGTCGCCGCCGCGGAGATGCGGTACCGCCCAACCTACCGGTATACGGTCGTCAACGACCGCCTGGACGAGGCCTTCGATCGCCTGAAGGCGATCGTCCTCGCGGAACATTGCCGGAATATGTCCCCGCAGGGATAG
- a CDS encoding LacI family DNA-binding transcriptional regulator, whose protein sequence is MNRKREKVTQQEIAERVGLSRATVSRVLRNVTGPKSSTAARIIDTAREMGYRLPATAKTPTRKGTGRQKSLVAGLLLCTPDESTSSSSVVPMRILHGATDASNERNVLLHVEYISESEAADIRSIDDVPSSLRNRNLSGLVLTGFLPAETVDAISGRKTCVRLNYHDPGIEMDVVGQDDRTAVRHHILDLRERGHRKIGYYCRKSTASYALSRFAAYVEALALFNMEYRPDWSVNIWDHADGPAWNRVDRAIEEGVTAWICAHDDLGYEMIHHLSSTGINVPDDISICGFDALPVPEGMKPMRTIDWPIEDIAAAGVGMLIRRINEPARAVGQLQFTGRRIPGETVGNA, encoded by the coding sequence ATGAACAGAAAAAGAGAGAAGGTTACACAGCAGGAGATCGCCGAGCGCGTGGGGTTGTCGCGGGCGACGGTGAGCCGGGTGCTGCGAAATGTTACAGGGCCGAAGTCAAGCACGGCGGCGCGGATCATCGACACGGCGCGCGAGATGGGGTACCGCCTCCCGGCTACGGCGAAGACGCCGACACGCAAGGGCACGGGCCGCCAGAAATCCCTGGTGGCCGGCCTGCTGCTGTGCACGCCCGATGAGAGCACATCCTCCAGTTCCGTCGTGCCGATGCGGATCCTTCACGGAGCGACGGATGCGTCCAATGAACGCAACGTGCTACTGCACGTCGAGTATATTTCCGAAAGCGAGGCGGCGGATATTCGCTCCATCGACGACGTCCCCTCTTCTCTGCGGAACAGAAATCTGTCAGGACTGGTGCTGACCGGCTTCCTCCCCGCCGAAACGGTGGACGCGATCTCCGGAAGGAAGACCTGCGTGCGCCTGAACTACCACGACCCCGGCATTGAGATGGACGTGGTGGGACAGGACGACCGAACCGCGGTGCGTCATCATATCCTCGATCTGAGGGAACGGGGACACCGGAAAATCGGGTACTACTGCCGGAAGTCTACGGCCTCTTACGCCCTCTCCCGGTTCGCGGCCTATGTCGAGGCGCTGGCGCTCTTCAATATGGAATACCGCCCCGACTGGTCCGTAAATATCTGGGACCATGCCGACGGCCCGGCCTGGAACCGGGTGGATCGCGCCATTGAGGAAGGGGTGACCGCATGGATCTGCGCTCATGACGACCTGGGCTATGAAATGATCCATCACCTGTCCTCCACCGGGATAAACGTCCCGGACGACATCTCGATCTGCGGGTTCGACGCCCTTCCGGTTCCCGAGGGCATGAAGCCGATGCGTACGATCGACTGGCCGATCGAGGATATCGCGGCGGCGGGCGTCGGCATGCTGATCCGTCGGATCAACGAACCTGCCCGCGCCGTGGGACAGCTTCAGTTTACCGGACGCAGAATCCCCGGCGAAACAGTCGGGAACGCCTGA
- a CDS encoding DUF1732 domain-containing protein, with amino-acid sequence MDRVDISEERTRLRSHVRQFRRSMTGNEPAGRTLDFLAQEMLREINTIGAKAGDLEIARAGVAVKTELERIREQSQNVE; translated from the coding sequence GTGGACCGGGTCGATATCAGCGAAGAGCGCACCCGGCTGCGAAGCCACGTGCGACAGTTCCGCCGGAGCATGACCGGGAACGAACCCGCGGGCAGGACGCTGGATTTTCTCGCGCAGGAAATGCTGCGCGAAATCAACACGATCGGGGCCAAGGCGGGCGATCTCGAGATCGCCCGCGCGGGAGTCGCCGTCAAAACCGAGCTCGAGCGCATTCGCGAACAGAGCCAGAACGTGGAGTAG